Proteins encoded together in one Scytonema millei VB511283 window:
- the cax gene encoding calcium/proton exchanger has product MSRKDAFLLRMLVFVPLALLFRQLGLPPLVVFATAGLAIIPLAAWIANFTEAIANKIGSFLGGLLNVTFGNVTEIVVSIVALQAGMVEVVKASLVGSIIANLLLGLGFAFILDGLSFKRLDFQHNIKRTTVARINSGSLNLAVVFILMPVALKFTTSSSHQLANANHFSLVASVLLLGFYAMMLFFSMKTHRYMYELEEDAEPESYGSEATGQKYDLWIHVGLLLGFTVALLFVSEVLVDSLQEAVSSLGLTSLFTGVMLLPIFGSAVEIITCGMCAAKQKIDLSISIALGSSLQIAMFVAPALVLLGQAMGQPMNLAFDTFAVLAVGVAVLMTNSVSTDGKSNWLEGVLLLMTYTMLLTAFYLHD; this is encoded by the coding sequence ATGTCGCGCAAGGATGCGTTTTTGTTACGTATGCTTGTGTTCGTCCCTTTGGCGCTGCTGTTTAGGCAACTTGGTTTACCACCATTAGTTGTTTTTGCTACAGCAGGCTTAGCAATTATTCCTTTAGCAGCATGGATTGCTAACTTTACAGAGGCGATCGCTAACAAAATTGGTTCGTTTCTGGGTGGTCTACTCAACGTCACCTTTGGTAACGTCACTGAAATAGTCGTCTCAATCGTTGCCCTGCAAGCAGGTATGGTTGAGGTGGTCAAAGCGAGTTTAGTTGGCTCGATTATTGCCAACCTTTTATTAGGTCTAGGATTCGCATTTATCTTAGACGGCTTGAGCTTCAAAAGGCTAGATTTTCAGCACAACATCAAGCGAACGACTGTAGCGCGGATCAATTCTGGTTCGCTCAATCTGGCAGTTGTATTTATCTTGATGCCCGTAGCGCTCAAGTTTACGACGAGTTCTAGCCATCAACTCGCCAATGCTAATCATTTTTCTCTAGTAGCATCTGTACTGCTATTAGGCTTTTACGCCATGATGCTATTTTTCTCGATGAAAACTCATAGATATATGTATGAGTTAGAGGAAGATGCCGAACCTGAGAGCTATGGTAGCGAAGCTACAGGACAAAAATACGATCTGTGGATACATGTTGGTTTGCTCTTAGGTTTTACAGTCGCGCTGTTATTTGTTTCTGAAGTCCTGGTTGATAGTTTGCAAGAAGCTGTCTCTAGTCTCGGTCTGACTAGTCTATTTACAGGTGTCATGCTACTGCCGATCTTCGGTTCAGCAGTAGAAATTATTACCTGTGGAATGTGTGCCGCGAAGCAAAAAATCGATCTGTCTATTTCCATCGCCCTCGGTTCTAGCTTGCAGATCGCCATGTTTGTAGCTCCAGCGTTAGTCTTGTTGGGACAAGCAATGGGGCAACCGATGAATTTAGCCTTTGATACATTTGCAGTTTTAGCAGTTGGTGTAGCTGTACTGATGACAAACTCAGTTAGCACAGATGGTAAGTCTAATTGGCTAGAGGGCGTATTGTTGCTGATGACCTACACAATGCTATTAACGGCTTTTTACCTACATGACTGA
- a CDS encoding Nif11-like leader peptide family natural product precursor, producing MTKQIEQFHQLVLQDSSLKEKLKQSGDRESFLNLAVELGKQNGYSFTYSEVKAYISQNLLAIAQQFL from the coding sequence ATGACAAAACAAATAGAACAGTTTCATCAACTGGTATTGCAAGACTCGTCGCTCAAAGAAAAACTGAAACAGTCAGGCGATCGCGAAAGTTTTTTAAATCTAGCAGTGGAACTAGGCAAACAGAACGGCTATAGCTTCACTTACAGCGAAGTCAAAGCATACATATCTCAAAATCTGCTGGCGATCGCTCAGCAGTTCTTATAA
- a CDS encoding DUF3102 domain-containing protein, which produces MNRMPVSAIDTTRKEFNYTELEVEISQFVQQQTGEIQALVKRTAQDIIEIGQKLNAVKDKLKHGRFIDWIEAEFHWSYPTAARFMQVADRFGSQIYQIDKFAPSAMYELAAPSTSKQAIEEAIALAASGESITYSKAKALKKKYKVSSAKPKLEAQSTISETDPSSHQARLPQSLLLSSQQVDIIETKPNTVERLSLNAASRKSSTSHSQPEVCWHLAKDHILYCDEPNSPALRQRLPEKLKLLLAFPPVPNWQTDIPADTRIIATRYLPKGKNSELLENTLEALLDLYTEVGETVAICYLPFPKILDVLNRFERRGILVEPDRQQVHEIVSYWKKGWKKGETKVKEVSL; this is translated from the coding sequence ATGAATAGAATGCCAGTCTCAGCGATCGACACGACTCGAAAAGAGTTTAATTATACAGAGCTAGAAGTAGAAATCTCTCAGTTCGTACAGCAGCAAACGGGAGAAATCCAAGCTCTAGTAAAACGGACTGCCCAAGATATTATTGAAATCGGGCAGAAGCTTAATGCGGTAAAAGACAAACTAAAGCACGGACGCTTCATTGATTGGATTGAGGCAGAATTTCATTGGAGCTATCCAACTGCGGCGAGATTCATGCAAGTTGCCGATCGCTTTGGCAGCCAAATCTATCAAATTGATAAATTTGCTCCGTCGGCAATGTACGAGTTAGCAGCACCGTCAACTTCAAAACAAGCCATAGAAGAAGCGATCGCCCTAGCTGCATCCGGGGAAAGCATTACCTACTCGAAAGCGAAAGCACTCAAAAAAAAATATAAGGTTTCTTCGGCAAAGCCAAAGTTAGAAGCTCAATCCACAATTAGCGAAACCGATCCAAGCAGTCATCAGGCACGTTTGCCGCAATCACTGCTATTATCCTCACAACAAGTAGACATCATTGAAACAAAGCCTAACACTGTAGAGCGTCTATCCCTAAATGCGGCAAGTCGGAAAAGTTCAACTAGCCATAGCCAGCCAGAAGTTTGCTGGCACTTAGCCAAAGATCACATTTTATATTGCGACGAGCCAAATTCTCCTGCACTCCGTCAACGGCTGCCAGAAAAGCTAAAACTTCTGCTTGCTTTTCCGCCAGTTCCCAATTGGCAGACAGATATTCCCGCAGATACGCGGATCATTGCCACGCGATATTTACCTAAAGGAAAGAATTCCGAACTACTGGAAAACACTTTAGAAGCATTGCTCGATCTCTATACGGAAGTGGGAGAGACGGTAGCAATTTGTTATTTGCCTTTTCCTAAAATCTTAGATGTTTTGAATCGATTTGAACGGCGAGGAATCTTGGTAGAGCCAGATCGCCAGCAAGTACATGAGATCGTTTCTTACTGGAAGAAAGGCTGGAAGAAAGGTGAGACAAAAGTGAAAGAAGTGAGTTTGTGA
- a CDS encoding heavy metal translocating P-type ATPase has protein sequence MIATSVTNDLTPTVAAVEPTIQIENIHYQVVHWTEGRFRIRIPRLADDPEYVGKLHYLVDGLDFVSNIQLNPASRSLIVEYDYEASAKAIAIVQERLFSAIQTAPQVEIPLGWTPKTEEEKASNEVDFVERLAFPAAGLALSVGAMIGLPIPGFVIAGVVFVGAIPVFKRAWEAIQQDRQLTIDFLDGLALSLHTLQGHYFAPSFMLGLVEGGEAIRDLTARGSERANLDLLDCLNKTAFVIRNGEVVEIPTAEVIVGDRVVVYPGDQIPVDGSIISGTGIIDQCKLTGESVPVTRREGEEVFASTLLVDGTLTIDAERVGNNTRAGVIVNLMQAAPVHDTRVENYAAMVANQAVLPTLAIGAGVGLMSGDLNRAVALLTLDFGTGIRVSVPTTILSVLTYTARNGVLIRSGRAIEILSRIDTVVFDKTGTLTVGHAGVNDIDIMDDRFTKDDVLCLAATAEQGLTHPIAEAIVHNAKDKGIALKECEEWEYKVGLGAAAKIDGMQIIVGSPRFMNQENVSLDEYDRRYPDAKSGGQSLVYIAGDGKLIGVVRYSDPAREESREVIAELKRMGITAYMLSGDVSRVAKAVAGNLGMNPDNIYAEAFPERKVEVVKSLHDSGKTVAFCGDGINDSAALAYADVSISFAGATDIARETADVVLMEDDLRGLLMAIKAARQAMDIIWQNTAIVAVPNLGALVSGIFFALDPLLAVVINNGTAILAELNGLRPLMGPGMEIPALTGAKVVPQEAITVPSEKPVPAVSETPVVEPKPQLAEEVITTPVVEPEPQLAEEVNVAIAPETNGNGHYANGNGNGHYTNGNGNGKHPAVETAIELEKANMSSPVGHLKQSDLARRLGMSPQTLTYRRSRADFVEWSMTKDPEGVAWLYEPGSRYFYTVEFDNSNVQQERLVAAGVR, from the coding sequence ATGATTGCTACAAGCGTTACTAATGATTTGACTCCTACGGTTGCTGCGGTTGAACCAACGATTCAGATCGAAAACATCCATTACCAAGTTGTTCACTGGACTGAGGGACGTTTTCGGATTCGCATCCCCAGACTGGCAGACGATCCAGAATACGTTGGCAAGCTGCATTACTTAGTTGACGGGCTAGATTTTGTCAGTAATATTCAGCTCAACCCAGCCTCTCGCTCGTTGATTGTAGAGTATGACTACGAAGCTAGTGCCAAAGCGATCGCGATCGTTCAAGAAAGGCTATTCAGTGCAATTCAAACAGCGCCGCAAGTAGAAATTCCACTAGGATGGACACCAAAAACAGAGGAGGAAAAAGCGAGTAACGAAGTAGACTTTGTAGAACGGTTAGCTTTTCCTGCGGCTGGTTTAGCACTCTCTGTAGGCGCAATGATAGGCTTACCAATTCCAGGGTTTGTTATTGCTGGCGTAGTATTTGTCGGTGCTATCCCTGTCTTTAAACGAGCATGGGAGGCAATCCAACAAGACAGACAACTGACCATCGACTTCCTTGATGGTTTGGCACTGAGCTTGCATACTTTGCAAGGTCACTACTTTGCACCATCATTCATGCTCGGTTTGGTCGAAGGTGGTGAGGCGATCCGAGACTTGACAGCACGCGGTAGCGAAAGAGCTAACCTCGACTTACTAGATTGCTTAAATAAGACTGCCTTTGTCATCCGTAACGGTGAGGTGGTAGAAATTCCTACAGCTGAGGTAATAGTAGGCGATCGCGTTGTCGTTTATCCCGGCGACCAAATTCCCGTTGATGGCAGTATCATCAGCGGTACAGGCATTATCGACCAATGTAAATTAACAGGTGAATCAGTCCCCGTTACCAGACGCGAAGGTGAAGAAGTGTTTGCTTCCACCTTATTAGTTGACGGGACATTAACAATTGATGCCGAGCGCGTCGGTAACAACACCCGTGCAGGCGTGATTGTCAACCTGATGCAAGCCGCACCAGTACACGATACCAGAGTTGAAAACTATGCGGCAATGGTAGCCAACCAAGCCGTTCTTCCCACACTGGCAATTGGCGCTGGTGTCGGTCTGATGAGTGGCGATTTGAATCGTGCCGTCGCTCTGTTAACTCTAGACTTCGGTACGGGCATCCGCGTCTCAGTCCCGACGACAATCTTATCTGTTCTGACATACACAGCTCGCAACGGTGTCTTGATCCGCAGCGGTCGAGCGATTGAAATTCTTTCCCGCATCGATACAGTTGTCTTCGATAAGACGGGAACCTTAACTGTCGGTCATGCTGGTGTCAACGACATCGATATCATGGACGATCGCTTTACTAAAGATGATGTTTTGTGCTTGGCTGCAACCGCCGAACAAGGATTGACGCACCCAATCGCCGAGGCAATCGTCCATAACGCTAAAGATAAAGGCATAGCGCTGAAAGAATGCGAAGAGTGGGAATACAAAGTCGGTCTGGGTGCAGCAGCCAAAATCGACGGAATGCAGATAATTGTCGGCAGTCCGCGCTTCATGAACCAAGAGAACGTTTCTCTGGATGAATACGATCGCAGGTATCCCGATGCTAAATCCGGCGGACAATCTCTAGTTTACATTGCAGGCGACGGCAAACTCATCGGCGTAGTCCGCTACAGCGATCCAGCTCGCGAAGAAAGTCGGGAAGTCATCGCCGAACTGAAGCGCATGGGTATTACTGCTTACATGCTTAGCGGTGACGTATCGCGAGTCGCGAAAGCCGTTGCTGGTAACTTGGGCATGAATCCCGACAACATCTATGCTGAAGCATTCCCAGAGCGCAAAGTCGAAGTTGTGAAGTCCCTGCATGACAGCGGTAAGACAGTTGCTTTCTGTGGTGACGGAATTAACGACTCAGCCGCACTTGCTTATGCTGACGTTTCGATCTCGTTTGCTGGTGCAACGGATATTGCCAGAGAAACCGCTGATGTCGTGTTAATGGAAGACGATTTACGCGGCTTGCTAATGGCGATTAAAGCGGCAAGGCAGGCAATGGATATCATTTGGCAAAACACGGCGATCGTTGCCGTTCCCAACCTCGGCGCGTTGGTTTCAGGTATCTTCTTCGCCCTCGATCCACTACTCGCTGTCGTCATCAACAACGGTACGGCTATCCTCGCCGAACTCAACGGTCTGCGTCCGTTAATGGGACCAGGAATGGAAATTCCGGCACTCACCGGAGCCAAGGTAGTACCTCAAGAAGCGATTACCGTACCATCAGAAAAACCCGTTCCAGCAGTTAGTGAAACTCCAGTTGTCGAGCCGAAACCGCAGCTTGCTGAAGAAGTTATTACAACTCCAGTTGTCGAGCCAGAACCGCAGCTTGCTGAAGAAGTTAATGTAGCGATCGCGCCCGAAACCAATGGTAACGGACATTATGCCAACGGTAATGGCAACGGACACTATACAAATGGCAATGGTAACGGCAAGCATCCCGCAGTAGAAACAGCGATCGAGCTAGAAAAGGCGAACATGTCATCACCTGTAGGTCATTTAAAGCAGAGTGACTTAGCAAGACGATTGGGAATGTCTCCCCAAACCCTTACCTACCGCAGATCGAGAGCTGATTTCGTTGAATGGAGCATGACTAAAGACCCAGAGGGAGTGGCATGGCTCTACGAACCAGGTTCAAGATACTTCTACACGGTTGAATTCGACAATTCCAACGTCCAGCAAGAACGGCTAGTTGCAGCAGGAGTGCGCTAA
- a CDS encoding heavy metal translocating P-type ATPase has translation MDCQVIHSTEGRLRIRVPSIADNSEYADKLNWLLESLNFVTSIRINLAARSLIVTYETHLVSETIAEAELLDRIQRFGNADGSTDLVLPETKPLDRPQVNEWEQLGLPAIALGLALVAAPLEIPPLIIGAAIASAAVPWFSRATESLVVNRQPNVDLLDSLWMTFHTLNGQFVAPSLKTALVGVRRTLRGMSGEEKERQFQQLLNGSQQLVWVERDGQERQIAFQELVVGDRVIVYSGDVVPVDGQILQGMALIDERHLTGDPQPVVATEGEDVCASSRLLEGKLCIQAKRTGYNTRVGLAFQLLQAEPVYDTQIGTQQAEFAKSAVVPTIFLGASIFALTGTYGPAITPFQLDFGSGIQIAMPTAFLGALTAAARHGVYIRSGRVLELLAQVDTIVFDRTGTLTQGNVVVAIHTTDPSISPVDVLTLAATAEASLNHPVATAIVYAAETQGIQLLECETWDYFAGMGIACQIDGQEILVGGDRLLQQHHVDVSCLQPEIDASTDSYIYVAKNGQVIGAIFYTDFLRPESADIIATLQQLQIEIYVVTEDNPKVANAVATQLGMTPNCVHAHATSQNKAELVQALCHHGKTVAFVGDGINEAAALSFADVSISFASGDDIEVETADVVLLDNDLAGIVEAIALAKRAMEIVYQNAAIVIVPNLAVVTGGIFFGLNPIVNVVTNNFTAFLAEFFNSTRPLLPPKTFSTQKRLPAA, from the coding sequence ATGGATTGCCAAGTTATTCACAGCACGGAGGGGCGCTTGCGGATTCGCGTCCCTTCGATCGCCGACAATTCAGAGTATGCCGACAAGCTGAATTGGTTGTTAGAGTCGCTGAATTTTGTCACCAGCATTCGGATCAATCTGGCGGCGCGATCGCTGATCGTAACTTACGAAACTCATTTAGTTTCCGAAACGATCGCCGAAGCAGAACTACTCGATCGCATTCAACGATTCGGTAATGCAGATGGTAGTACCGATCTAGTTCTGCCAGAGACAAAACCACTAGACCGACCGCAGGTCAATGAATGGGAACAACTAGGACTGCCAGCGATCGCCCTCGGACTTGCCTTGGTAGCTGCTCCACTGGAAATTCCGCCTCTAATTATTGGCGCGGCGATCGCAAGTGCTGCCGTACCTTGGTTTAGTCGGGCAACCGAGAGCTTAGTTGTCAATCGCCAGCCCAATGTCGATCTGCTAGACTCCCTGTGGATGACATTTCACACCCTCAACGGGCAGTTTGTCGCTCCGTCACTGAAGACAGCTTTGGTAGGCGTGCGGCGGACTCTGCGCGGTATGAGTGGAGAGGAAAAAGAACGACAATTCCAACAGTTGTTGAATGGCTCCCAACAGCTTGTTTGGGTCGAACGAGATGGGCAAGAAAGGCAAATTGCTTTTCAAGAGTTAGTCGTAGGCGATCGCGTCATTGTCTATTCTGGTGATGTCGTTCCTGTAGACGGGCAAATCTTGCAGGGAATGGCACTAATTGACGAACGGCACTTAACTGGCGATCCGCAGCCAGTTGTTGCTACAGAAGGCGAAGATGTTTGTGCTTCTAGCCGATTGTTAGAAGGTAAACTCTGCATCCAAGCCAAGCGCACTGGTTACAATACCCGTGTCGGATTAGCTTTTCAATTGTTGCAAGCAGAACCCGTATACGACACCCAGATCGGTACGCAGCAGGCAGAATTTGCCAAAAGTGCTGTCGTACCGACTATCTTTTTAGGTGCATCTATTTTTGCCTTGACTGGGACGTATGGTCCGGCAATTACGCCCTTCCAACTCGACTTTGGTAGCGGGATTCAAATTGCCATGCCCACAGCTTTTCTGGGCGCTCTGACGGCTGCGGCACGTCATGGCGTGTATATTCGTAGCGGTCGCGTTTTAGAGTTGCTGGCTCAAGTTGATACTATAGTTTTCGATCGCACTGGAACTCTGACCCAAGGCAATGTAGTTGTAGCCATCCATACCACAGATCCAAGTATCTCTCCTGTGGACGTCTTAACACTTGCCGCCACCGCTGAAGCGTCTCTCAATCATCCCGTAGCAACTGCGATCGTCTATGCTGCTGAAACTCAGGGAATTCAGTTATTGGAATGCGAAACATGGGATTACTTTGCAGGCATGGGAATTGCTTGTCAGATCGACGGGCAAGAAATCCTAGTTGGAGGCGATCGCTTATTGCAACAACACCATGTCGATGTCAGCTGCCTTCAGCCTGAAATTGATGCTAGTACTGACTCCTACATTTACGTGGCTAAAAACGGGCAAGTTATAGGAGCGATCTTCTATACCGACTTTTTACGCCCAGAAAGTGCAGACATAATTGCAACTTTGCAACAATTGCAAATTGAGATTTATGTGGTGACAGAAGACAATCCCAAAGTTGCCAACGCTGTTGCAACGCAACTGGGTATGACTCCTAATTGCGTTCACGCCCATGCGACTAGCCAGAACAAAGCCGAGTTAGTACAAGCACTGTGCCACCACGGTAAGACGGTGGCTTTTGTCGGGGATGGAATTAACGAAGCGGCGGCGCTATCTTTTGCCGATGTCTCAATCTCTTTTGCATCTGGCGACGACATTGAAGTGGAAACCGCAGATGTCGTGCTGTTAGATAACGATTTAGCTGGGATAGTAGAAGCGATCGCTCTAGCCAAAAGAGCGATGGAAATTGTTTATCAAAATGCTGCGATCGTCATCGTTCCTAATCTCGCCGTAGTCACTGGCGGGATCTTCTTCGGTCTCAACCCAATCGTCAATGTCGTCACCAACAACTTTACTGCCTTCCTCGCCGAATTCTTCAACAGTACGCGCCCCCTGTTACCACCAAAAACTTTTTCCACGCAAAAAAGACTGCCAGCAGCCTAA
- a CDS encoding IS4 family transposase, whose protein sequence is MDQVTLLRQTLQPHLAWHGARLSFLAMFLIALFRVKTVNLAELATGFVGQAQTDSNYKRLQRFFRNFELNYYEIAKVIVGIMSIPEPWVLSLDRTQWQFGQTTFNILTLGIVHQGMAFPVLWWMLDKKGNSNTNERIELMEEVTALFPDREIAYLTADREFLGHEWFGYLLKHPTLPFRIRIRASDCLSNGRQSLKASVVFAHLKLQQTQVLPKRRRLWGYWLYVAALRLEDNELLVVVTPNSAATAIADYAARWGIETLFGTFKTRGFCLESTHFTDSERLSKLLALLTLALCWAFLTGQWLHQIKPLKIKKHGRKAKSLFRYGFDHLRAIVLNLEQKNAEFLNVLQFLSCT, encoded by the coding sequence ATGGATCAGGTTACGCTACTACGGCAAACTTTACAGCCCCATTTGGCATGGCATGGAGCCCGCTTAAGCTTTCTAGCCATGTTCCTCATAGCTTTGTTTCGCGTTAAAACTGTCAATTTGGCTGAATTAGCTACAGGATTTGTGGGACAAGCGCAAACCGACTCAAATTACAAACGGCTCCAACGCTTCTTCCGCAACTTTGAACTCAACTACTATGAGATAGCTAAAGTGATTGTGGGAATAATGAGCATCCCTGAACCTTGGGTGTTAAGCTTGGATCGGACTCAGTGGCAGTTTGGACAAACCACATTCAACATTCTGACTTTGGGCATCGTTCATCAAGGGATGGCATTTCCCGTGCTATGGTGGATGCTCGACAAGAAAGGGAACTCCAACACCAACGAGCGCATTGAGCTGATGGAGGAAGTAACTGCTCTGTTTCCAGACCGTGAAATCGCCTATCTCACTGCTGACCGGGAGTTTCTCGGACATGAGTGGTTTGGCTATCTGCTCAAACATCCTACCCTTCCCTTTCGGATTCGTATTCGCGCCAGTGATTGCTTGAGCAATGGACGACAAAGCTTGAAGGCAAGCGTTGTCTTTGCACACCTCAAACTCCAACAGACTCAGGTACTGCCCAAACGCCGTCGCTTGTGGGGCTATTGGTTGTACGTGGCTGCCCTACGGCTGGAGGATAACGAGCTATTGGTCGTAGTCACTCCCAATTCAGCCGCAACCGCGATCGCTGATTACGCAGCGCGGTGGGGCATTGAAACCCTATTTGGCACATTCAAAACGCGGGGCTTTTGTCTAGAATCAACCCATTTCACTGATTCAGAACGCTTGAGCAAACTCCTAGCTCTATTGACACTAGCCTTATGCTGGGCATTCCTTACAGGGCAGTGGTTGCATCAAATCAAACCGCTCAAAATCAAAAAGCACGGACGTAAAGCTAAGAGCCTGTTTCGCTACGGCTTCGACCACTTGCGGGCAATTGTCCTAAACTTGGAGCAAAAAAACGCTGAATTTCTCAATGTTTTACAATTTTTGTCCTGTACTTAG
- a CDS encoding DUF5132 domain-containing protein — translation MLELETLLLGLEPITALTIGAGALILVPAIGAINSMTGNSLSDSARGAAKNGLVFALDSFDKGQRLIAEAGESFQDLVAEAKSERTKPTNGAPEAPREVSIVSQ, via the coding sequence ATGCTCGAACTAGAGACTTTGTTACTAGGTCTTGAGCCAATTACAGCATTAACTATTGGTGCTGGTGCATTAATTTTAGTTCCGGCGATCGGCGCAATTAATTCAATGACGGGTAACTCTCTTTCGGACTCGGCAAGAGGTGCTGCTAAAAATGGCTTAGTTTTTGCCCTTGACTCATTCGATAAGGGACAACGTTTGATTGCCGAAGCTGGCGAATCCTTCCAAGATTTAGTTGCTGAAGCTAAATCAGAAAGAACTAAACCGACTAATGGCGCTCCAGAAGCTCCCCGTGAGGTATCAATCGTATCTCAATAA
- a CDS encoding DUF454 family protein has translation MLKTLKNVALLVAGTISLVVGIVGVLLPILPGTPFLILAFFCFATLLESILESMFIAAWF, from the coding sequence ATGCTAAAAACACTTAAGAACGTTGCTTTACTAGTTGCAGGGACGATTAGCTTGGTGGTTGGGATTGTAGGAGTTCTTCTTCCTATATTACCAGGAACTCCTTTTTTGATTTTAGCTTTCTTCTGCTTCGCGACTCTGCTTGAGTCAATTCTTGAGTCAATGTTTATTGCAGCTTGGTTTTGA